From the Prochlorococcus sp. MIT 1223 genome, the window GAAATTTTTAACCACATCTGATTGGAATCCAGTAACAGATGAATATGGAGCATTTACAGCAATTTACGGAACAATTGTTACTTCTTTGTCTGCGCTTATAATTGCTGTACCTTTAGGAGTAGGGACTGCAATATTTATCACCGAAAATATTGTCCCTATTCATATTAGAAATATTGTTGGGCTACTTGTTGAACTACTAGCAGCTATTCCATCAGTTGTTCTTGGATTATGGGCTGTTTTTGTAATGGAGCCTTTTATAAGACCTTTTCTCAAAATAATTTATGAGTTATTTGGATGGATACCCTTTTTTAGTACTGAACCTATTGGCCCAGGAATGGCACCAGCAATAATTATTTTAGTAATTATGATTTTACCAATCATTACATCAATATCTCGAGATTCACTAAATCAAGTTCCATCTCAACTCAGACAAGCTGCATATGGAATAGGAGCAACTCGTTGGTCGACAATATTCAATGTAATACTGCCAGCTGCAATATCTGGCATAACTGGGGGGATTTTACTAGCACTAGGTAGAGCAATGGGAGAGACTATGGCCGTAACAATGATAATAGGAAACTCTAATAACTTTAGCTGGTCAATTATGTCTCCAGGATATACAATTTCTGCAATGCTAGCCAATCAATTTGGTGAAGCTGATGGTAGTCAAGTTTCATCACTTATGTATGCTGCTTTTGTTCTTATGTTACTTACTTTACTTGTAAACATATTAGCTCAGTGGGTTGTCCAAAAATTAAAACTTAAGTACTGATAATTAATCAATTAAACAAAAG encodes:
- the pstC gene encoding phosphate ABC transporter permease subunit PstC, whose amino-acid sequence is MNLVSNEKFQLRRRQLTEKLIDIGFKNLAIAMAWMVAVILFAILVVVFYESTESMGKYGLKFLTTSDWNPVTDEYGAFTAIYGTIVTSLSALIIAVPLGVGTAIFITENIVPIHIRNIVGLLVELLAAIPSVVLGLWAVFVMEPFIRPFLKIIYELFGWIPFFSTEPIGPGMAPAIIILVIMILPIITSISRDSLNQVPSQLRQAAYGIGATRWSTIFNVILPAAISGITGGILLALGRAMGETMAVTMIIGNSNNFSWSIMSPGYTISAMLANQFGEADGSQVSSLMYAAFVLMLLTLLVNILAQWVVQKLKLKY